The following proteins are encoded in a genomic region of Nomascus leucogenys isolate Asia chromosome 17, Asia_NLE_v1, whole genome shotgun sequence:
- the GPR4 gene encoding G-protein coupled receptor 4, with amino-acid sequence MGNHTWEGCHVDSRVDHLFPPSLYIFVIGVGLPTNCLALWAAYRQVQQRNELGVYLMNLSIADLLYICTLPLWVDYFLHHDNWIHGPGSCKLFGFIFYTNIYISIAFLCCISVDRYLAVAHPLRFARLRRVKTAVAVSSVVWATELGANSAPLFHDELFRDRYNHTFCFEKFPMEGWVAWMNLYRVFVGFLFPWALMLLSYRGILRAVRGSVSTERQEKAKIKRLALSLIAIVLVCFAPYHVLLLSRSAIYLGRPWDCGFEERVFSAYHSSLAFTSLNCVADPILYCLVNEGARSDVAKALHNLLRFLASDKPQEMANASLTLETPLTSKRNSTAKAMTGGWVATPPSQGDQVQLKMLPPAQ; translated from the coding sequence ATGGGCAACCACACGTGGGAGGGCTGCCACGTGGACTCGCGCGTGGACCACCTCTTTCCGCCATCTCTCTACATCTTTGTCATCGGCGTGGGGCTGCCCACCAACTGCCTGGCTCTGTGGGCGGCCTACCGCCAGGTGCAACAGCGCAACGAGCTGGGCGTCTACCTGATGAACCTCAGCATCGCCGACCTGCTGTACATCTGCACACTGCCGCTGTGGGTGGACTACTTCCTGCACCACGACAACTGGATCCACGGCCCCGGGTCCTGCAAGCTCTTTGGGTTCATCTTCTACACCAACATCTACATCAGCATCGCCTTCCTGTGCTGCATCTCGGTGGACCGCTACCTGGCTGTGGCCCACCCACTCCGCTTCGCCCGCCTGCGCCGCGTCAAGACCGCCGTGGCCGTGAGCTCCGTGGTCTGGGCCACGGAGCTGGGCGCCAACTCAGCGCCCCTGTTCCATGACGAGCTCTTCCGAGATCGCTACAACCACACCTTCTGCTTTGAGAAATTCCCCATGGAAGGCTGGGTGGCCTGGATGAACCTCTATCGGGTGTTCGTGGGCTTCCTCTTCCCGTGGGCACTCATGCTGCTGTCGTACCGGGGCATCCTGCGGGCCGTGAGGGGCAGCGTGTCCACCGAGCGCCAGGAGAAGGCCAAGATCAAGCGGCTGGCCCTCAGCCTCATCGCCATCGTGCTGGTCTGCTTTGCGCCCTATCACGTGCTCTTGCTGTCCCGCAGCGCCATCTACCTGGGCCGCCCCTGGGACTGCGGCTTCGAGGAGCGTGTCTTTTCTGCATACCACAGCTCACTGGCTTTCACCAGCCTCAACTGTGTGGCGGACCCCATCCTCTACTGCCTGGTCAACGAGGGCGCCCGCAGCGACGTGGCCAAGGCCCTGCACAACCTGCTCCGCTTTCTGGCCAGCGACAAGCCCCAGGAGATGGCCAACGCCTCGCTCACCCTGGAGACCCCACTCACTTCCAAGAGGAACAGCACAGCCAAGGCCATGACTGGCGGCTGGGTGGCCACTCCGCCCTCCCAGGGGGACCAGGTGCAGCTGAAGATGCTGCCACCAGCACAGTGA